tgatcatatttaccaagggtgttgacatttttggccatgactctctctctctctctatatatatttttttcccacttGCCTACTGTGTTTAACCActattgtgattatttttttaatttatttttatgtacttcaAACTTCAATCtatcaatcaattaaaaaaaaatctcttgatAATGGTcccaaattttaaaataaaattgacattttgGTCTTTTGGGGTCACTATCCCCACTGCAAATGAAAGCTTTCCAGAATCAGAACTAAAATCAGTTTTTGCATTACAGATTTCAGCCATAAAGTAACttccattaattaattaattaatcaatccacacttttttggaattggaaaACAATGctatacaatacaaaatattaaaaactcaTAATAAATACAATTGCACAGTTGTCAAATGTAAATATGATGTACTCCTCCATATATTACTAGACATTATGTGCATATAGTACCATTATACCTCAAACTCTGATAACAGTTTCTGTTATTTCTGGTAACAACAACTGGATATTTTcataaaaacactcaaaatatgcattaaagAAAACGTTTTAATAAATGAGCCATGACAGACAAATGGATCAAGGCAACACATATCATTTCTAGTGTTTTGAaacataaatactaaaataaacattttgaaccGCACATACTGTTACATAAATATACCTAAAAAAAATCCTTAGTCATATGCAGCACATTCAAGATTAAAGAAAGTTATTCTCCCcagtataaatacataaaacaaaataattctgtGTACCAGTATATCCCATATCCACTTTGGCACGGGAACAAGCTGAGGCTACAGATTCAATTGAAGTAAACTGAGGCATTACTATACTTAAATGTAGTCCAACTGAAAAGTAATTTTAGGGAATACAAGCATACAGTATATGCTCTATTCAACCTGCATCAGCATGTGTAGCTGCTGTCGAACAACAGCAGTATTGAAGGAAGACAGGAAGCGAGGTAATTCCCCCCTGAGAAGTTCTTCTAAAGGTACAAACTGCAGAATCTGCCTGCCCAGCTCAAGCTTAACTTTTTTCATCTTCTCCAAAACGTCCCGGAGAAAGTCCAGCAGCCAGGGAAGTCCTGATGGTGGAGAGAAACCTACGCACACAAGAGCAGCAGGAGGCCAACCAGAAGAGCAGTGGAATGTGATGTAACGGAAGCACAGGTGGAGTGTGAAAACCAGGCCGGAGGTGAAGCGTGTTAAAACAGAACATAAGGGAATCACCAGGGCCGATCCCTGATGCTGTTTCTGCAGAGCAAAAAGCACAGTGTACAGAAGCTCAAATTGATAGTCTGGTTGTCCGTCGTGCAATGTGGAATCCTGTACCTCACAACAGTATGGTCCTTGCAAAAACTCTGGCTGCAGTTTAACGCCTACAAGTGTGCCGTCACACCAAGACTGGCTTCCCAGCACCAAACAAGATGTCACATCAGGATGGCTGCAAATCTCAGATAAGATGCCTACAGGGGAGTCAATGCTGCAGGAGCTGCATACTGGCAAAGCTCTGTCAGAATGATTTGCCGCTTTGACCCTCAGGTTCTCCTCCAGAGCTCCATTCAGGAAGTCTAGCATTTCTTGGTCACAGAATGTGGAACTGCAGACTTTCGGCAGGGCAGCTCCCTCAAGGGCAAACCAGGCTCCCAAATCGCACTCATCCAGTGGGCCACTAAGTACATTCTCACACCCTTCTGTCCCTGCACAGTGCCTCTCTATGAACGGCCCATAATTTCCTTGGGCAAGGCGCTGCTTCCATCCCTGAAGTTCCATTTCCTTGCGCTGATTGAAAGAGCCCATCTGCTTCCTTTCACAGAGTTTTACCCATCTGGCCACACCACCACGGCAAACCCAGCTTTTCCGAGGGAGGTAGTGAACATTAAAACGTTTTGTATAAAACTCTGCAGCATATTTCCTGAGCTGCTCCAATCGCCTGCGCTGTTCTACACTCATGCATATAAAAAGCTTGAGGTTCTCCTGGATTGTGTTAACTTGCAATGCATGGAAAAAAGAGCATATCTCTTCA
The genomic region above belongs to Carassius carassius chromosome 3, fCarCar2.1, whole genome shotgun sequence and contains:
- the cmtr2 gene encoding cap-specific mRNA (nucleoside-2'-O-)-methyltransferase 2 isoform X1, whose protein sequence is MNRGRGVRKRTAPEKSYAFETCNEEIRVEIHQLFNKVRSYVPPAGKEWTLPDPSVVLCDPHVSHPRLQALKQSLNEVKNQLSDKDLSIWHQHTCFTNRAGSVTAHLRSTTNPELCTQAWVKFYEILGTFKLLPDNALKSGEINSIHLCEAPGAFISALNHFLKTSGLHCDWSWIANTLNPYYEANGRDCTITDDRLITHTLPWWFFGSDNTGDIMLQKHLLELPRFVSNMHSVDLVTADGSFDCQGDPGEQERLVAPLQYCEAVCALLLLGTGGSFVLKMFTLFEHSSVCLLYLLACCFRSVNVFKPGTSKSGNSELYIVCLDYQAKEQIRPLLSKLIRNYGPDLASTAALFPCHCIPDSFLSQHEEICSFFHALQVNTIQENLKLFICMSVEQRRRLEQLRKYAAEFYTKRFNVHYLPRKSWVCRGGVARWVKLCERKQMGSFNQRKEMELQGWKQRLAQGNYGPFIERHCAGTEGCENVLSGPLDECDLGAWFALEGAALPKVCSSTFCDQEMLDFLNGALEENLRVKAANHSDRALPVCSSCSIDSPVGILSEICSHPDVTSCLVLGSQSWCDGTLVGVKLQPEFLQGPYCCEVQDSTLHDGQPDYQFELLYTVLFALQKQHQGSALVIPLCSVLTRFTSGLVFTLHLCFRYITFHCSSGWPPAALVCVGFSPPSGLPWLLDFLRDVLEKMKKVKLELGRQILQFVPLEELLRGELPRFLSSFNTAVVRQQLHMLMQVE